A single genomic interval of Christensenellaceae bacterium 44-20 harbors:
- the fusA gene encoding elongation factor G, whose product MKVYDAAHIKNIAIVGHGGDGKTTLAEAFLANAGLIERRGRVEDGNTTTDYDPEEARRQISLTAAMAPVEWQDVKLNFIDAPGFFDFIGETTQAYYLADSALIVVNGFSGVGVGAEKAYEFCKNAGKPMAVLVNQMDREHADYDKVVGELRQKFGSAVTPLQIPLLKGQNVVGYIDIVENAAYEYGEKAAKAVAIPEDLQLEAEELREGLIENAASSDEALMEKFFGGEPLDKEDILAGLRAGILHGDIIPVFAASALQNAGVKELMDALAAYLPAAAEMPPALGQNEKGEQIGIARSSQGEFVGQVFKTIADPFVGKISLVKILRGVLRADTQLYNSSAEKAEKFGNVSVMLGKKVTNVVSLEAGDIGALAKLQFTKTGDTLCSAADKVVLERAEFGRPCICLAISAKKQGEDDKVISGLRRMEEEDPTFTLSKNTETGDMLAYGMGELHIEAICNKLKNKFGIEAALKEPKVAYRETIRKSAEAEGRHKKQSGGAGQFGVVSIRFEPLADGSTDFEFVNAIVGGVVPKEFIPAVEKGLRECMQKGVLAGYPMVGVKATLFDGKYHPVDSKEVAFKSAARLAYKAACPQASPVLLEPIGRAEIVVPDEYMGDIMGDMNRRRGRILGMEPQEGGKQKILAEAPMGEMARYATDLRSMTQGRGIFEIAFERYEELPAQMAAKVIEQAKKDMAEDE is encoded by the coding sequence ATGAAGGTTTACGATGCCGCACATATCAAAAATATCGCCATCGTCGGGCACGGTGGCGATGGCAAAACGACGCTTGCCGAAGCCTTTTTGGCAAACGCCGGCCTGATCGAGCGCCGCGGGCGGGTAGAAGATGGAAACACCACCACGGATTACGACCCGGAAGAAGCGCGCCGCCAGATCTCCCTTACGGCCGCGATGGCTCCCGTCGAGTGGCAGGATGTCAAGCTGAATTTTATCGATGCTCCTGGTTTCTTTGATTTTATTGGGGAGACGACCCAGGCATATTATCTCGCAGACAGCGCGCTGATCGTCGTAAACGGCTTTTCCGGCGTCGGCGTGGGCGCGGAAAAAGCATATGAGTTCTGCAAAAACGCGGGCAAACCCATGGCTGTGCTGGTCAACCAGATGGATCGCGAACACGCGGATTACGATAAAGTAGTGGGCGAGCTGAGGCAGAAATTTGGCTCCGCGGTTACGCCGCTGCAAATCCCCCTGCTGAAGGGCCAGAATGTCGTGGGATATATCGATATTGTGGAAAACGCGGCCTATGAATACGGTGAGAAGGCGGCAAAAGCCGTGGCCATCCCGGAGGATTTGCAGCTGGAGGCCGAAGAGCTCCGCGAGGGGCTCATCGAGAATGCTGCCAGCAGTGATGAAGCGCTGATGGAAAAGTTCTTTGGCGGCGAGCCGCTGGATAAGGAAGATATTTTGGCTGGCCTGCGCGCGGGCATTTTGCACGGCGATATTATCCCGGTCTTTGCGGCATCTGCATTGCAAAACGCCGGCGTGAAGGAGCTGATGGATGCGCTGGCAGCTTATCTGCCCGCGGCGGCGGAGATGCCGCCTGCGCTGGGCCAAAACGAAAAGGGCGAGCAGATAGGGATTGCCCGCAGCAGCCAGGGCGAGTTCGTCGGCCAGGTTTTCAAGACCATTGCCGATCCCTTTGTGGGCAAAATCAGCCTGGTGAAAATTCTGCGCGGCGTACTTCGGGCGGATACGCAGCTCTATAACAGCTCGGCAGAAAAGGCGGAGAAGTTCGGCAATGTCTCAGTCATGCTGGGCAAAAAGGTAACAAACGTCGTCAGCCTGGAGGCGGGCGATATTGGCGCGCTGGCGAAATTGCAGTTTACCAAAACCGGCGATACTCTTTGCAGTGCGGCGGATAAGGTGGTGCTGGAGCGGGCCGAGTTTGGCAGGCCCTGCATCTGCCTGGCGATCTCTGCAAAGAAGCAGGGGGAGGATGATAAGGTCATCTCCGGCCTGCGGCGCATGGAAGAGGAGGACCCAACTTTCACGCTCAGCAAAAATACCGAGACAGGCGATATGCTTGCCTATGGCATGGGAGAGCTGCATATTGAGGCAATCTGCAATAAGCTGAAAAATAAGTTTGGCATCGAGGCGGCGCTGAAGGAGCCCAAAGTCGCCTACCGGGAGACGATCCGCAAATCCGCAGAGGCGGAAGGGCGGCATAAGAAGCAGTCTGGCGGTGCCGGGCAGTTTGGCGTTGTCTCCATCCGCTTTGAGCCGCTGGCGGATGGTTCGACGGATTTTGAGTTCGTCAATGCGATTGTGGGCGGCGTCGTCCCAAAAGAGTTCATTCCAGCGGTAGAAAAGGGCCTGAGAGAATGCATGCAAAAGGGCGTTTTGGCAGGCTATCCCATGGTTGGCGTCAAGGCGACGCTGTTCGATGGGAAATATCACCCGGTGGATTCCAAGGAAGTGGCCTTTAAGTCTGCGGCGCGCCTGGCCTATAAGGCGGCCTGCCCCCAGGCAAGCCCGGTTCTGCTTGAGCCCATCGGCCGGGCGGAGATCGTCGTGCCAGATGAGTATATGGGCGACATCATGGGCGATATGAACCGGCGGCGGGGTCGCATTTTGGGCATGGAGCCGCAGGAAGGCGGAAAGCAGAAGATTCTGGCCGAAGCGCCGATGGGCGAGATGGCGAGATATGCGACGGACCTGCGCTCGATGACGCAGGGCAGAGGCATTTTCGAGATAGCCTTTGAGCGGTATGAAGAGCTGCCCGCGCAGATGGCGGCGAAAGTCATCGAACAGGCCAAGAAGGATATGGCAGAGGACGAATAG
- a CDS encoding 1-phosphofructokinase, translated as MIYTVYLNPTIDKTVYLDHLEVGGTNRPDTVLTQGGGKALNLAIVASRLGAEASVCGFLCQEGCEQIRSALAGLPCYFTELPGQPRTNTKIYERDAARVTELNESGPLFAPEAYEAFEQDLLSRLCREDLVVLTGSLPRGCAPEYYGQLIRKLPCPAALDASGAALLPGVAAGPMVIKPNTDELTQLTGKTFHSTQDILAACRQIIEGGVSVCAVSMGKEGALITDGSKAFFAGSVVENPDSTVGAGDSMLAGILSVITRGGAIDEALRVGSAAAAATISLPGTNLATPKLIQEFLAKVTTTELEF; from the coding sequence ATGATTTATACCGTCTATCTGAACCCAACGATTGATAAAACCGTTTATCTCGATCATCTCGAAGTCGGCGGGACAAACCGCCCGGATACCGTCTTGACGCAGGGGGGCGGCAAAGCGCTGAACCTGGCCATCGTCGCCAGCCGCCTTGGAGCGGAGGCATCCGTCTGCGGCTTTTTATGCCAGGAGGGCTGCGAGCAGATTCGCTCTGCACTTGCCGGCCTTCCCTGCTATTTTACCGAGCTGCCTGGCCAGCCCAGAACCAACACCAAAATTTATGAGCGCGACGCGGCCCGCGTAACCGAGCTGAATGAATCCGGCCCGCTTTTTGCGCCAGAGGCATATGAGGCCTTTGAGCAGGATCTGCTTTCTCGGCTATGCAGGGAAGATCTCGTGGTGCTGACGGGCTCGCTTCCCAGAGGCTGTGCGCCGGAATATTACGGCCAGCTGATCCGCAAGCTGCCCTGCCCTGCGGCGCTGGATGCCTCCGGCGCGGCGCTGCTGCCCGGCGTTGCGGCGGGGCCCATGGTCATCAAGCCCAACACAGATGAGCTCACCCAGCTGACGGGCAAGACCTTCCACAGCACGCAGGACATTCTCGCCGCCTGCCGGCAGATTATCGAGGGCGGCGTCTCTGTCTGCGCGGTCTCTATGGGAAAAGAGGGCGCACTGATCACAGATGGAAGCAAGGCGTTTTTTGCGGGCAGCGTCGTGGAGAATCCCGATTCCACCGTCGGCGCCGGCGATTCCATGCTGGCGGGTATTTTGAGCGTAATCACCCGGGGCGGAGCCATCGATGAGGCACTGCGGGTAGGCAGCGCGGCAGCCGCCGCCACCATCTCCCTGCCCGGCACGAATCTGGCGACCCCTAAGCTCATACAGGAATTTCTCGCAAAAGTAACGACAACAGAATTGGAGTTTTAG
- the thrB gene encoding homoserine kinase, with the protein MWKVSIPASSGNIGVGFDCAGLAIALYNAIDFEERESGLIIEQSVPSPYIPCNEKNMIFQAAKYAADKLGKKLPGLYLKQYNGIPHTRGMGSSAACSVGGILIANTVLGAKLSKDDVLEIATELEGHPDNAAPAIFGGACVSAKHSGKILTRPIPIHEDLALCLAIPSFTLSTKRARGVLPSQIPVKDAITNISGMGLLISAFYSGDYASLRVALNDRLHQPYRKGLIAHFDDVIQAFYDSGAYGACLSGAGPTILAFVDKADAQLAARVAQKTKSFSGNWDIVSSDFDRKGAFVEKLS; encoded by the coding sequence ATGTGGAAAGTAAGCATCCCCGCAAGCAGCGGCAATATCGGCGTCGGGTTTGACTGTGCCGGCCTGGCCATCGCGCTGTATAACGCAATTGATTTTGAAGAGCGCGAATCCGGGCTGATCATCGAGCAGAGCGTGCCCTCGCCCTATATCCCCTGCAATGAGAAAAACATGATTTTTCAGGCGGCCAAATACGCCGCGGATAAGCTCGGCAAAAAACTGCCGGGGCTATATTTAAAGCAGTATAACGGGATCCCCCATACCAGAGGCATGGGCAGTTCTGCGGCTTGCAGTGTGGGCGGCATCCTCATTGCCAACACCGTTCTTGGCGCCAAGCTTTCAAAAGATGATGTTCTAGAAATTGCCACAGAGCTGGAAGGCCACCCGGATAATGCCGCTCCTGCCATCTTTGGCGGTGCGTGCGTCAGCGCAAAGCATTCCGGCAAAATTTTGACGCGCCCCATTCCCATCCATGAGGATCTGGCGCTCTGCCTGGCCATCCCTTCCTTCACGCTTTCCACCAAAAGAGCCCGGGGCGTTCTGCCCAGCCAGATTCCCGTAAAAGATGCCATCACAAATATCTCTGGCATGGGGCTTCTGATTTCCGCTTTCTACTCCGGAGACTATGCCTCTCTGCGCGTCGCACTGAATGATCGGCTGCATCAGCCCTACCGCAAAGGCCTTATCGCCCATTTCGACGACGTGATCCAGGCTTTTTACGACAGCGGCGCATACGGCGCATGCCTTTCCGGAGCCGGACCCACTATCCTGGCTTTCGTGGATAAGGCAGACGCACAGCTTGCCGCGCGTGTCGCCCAGAAAACCAAATCTTTTTCTGGAAACTGGGACATCGTATCCAGCGATTTCGATCGCAAGGGCGCTTTTGTCGAGAAACTATCCTAA
- a CDS encoding S24 family peptidase, translated as MFDSRLKKLRKVAGYTQAEFAKKIGVATSTVGMWESGSRRPDYDTLKVVAEALGVSMGYLLGEEELITPSSIAQIPVVASVRAGFDGGIQEEHMGTEPALGIRNAEEFRYVRVRGDSMLPQIEEGDLALVHLQSDVESGELAVVIVDGEDAMIKKVIKEKEGYISLVSINPNYPPRKISGEQLERLIVYGKVYGITRSFL; from the coding sequence ATGTTTGATTCCAGGCTCAAAAAGTTGAGGAAAGTTGCCGGCTATACCCAGGCCGAGTTTGCAAAAAAAATCGGCGTCGCAACCTCTACCGTCGGCATGTGGGAAAGCGGCAGCCGCCGCCCGGATTATGATACCCTGAAAGTCGTCGCAGAGGCTTTGGGCGTTTCCATGGGCTATCTTTTGGGCGAAGAGGAGCTGATCACGCCTTCCAGCATCGCGCAGATTCCGGTAGTTGCCAGCGTGCGGGCAGGCTTTGACGGCGGAATCCAGGAAGAGCATATGGGCACAGAGCCGGCGCTTGGGATCAGAAATGCGGAAGAGTTTCGCTATGTGCGCGTGCGCGGCGATTCTATGCTCCCCCAGATCGAAGAAGGCGACTTGGCCTTGGTGCATCTGCAAAGCGACGTGGAAAGCGGAGAGTTGGCCGTCGTCATTGTGGATGGCGAGGATGCGATGATCAAAAAAGTCATAAAAGAAAAAGAGGGCTATATCTCCCTCGTCTCTATCAACCCCAATTATCCCCCCCGTAAAATCTCCGGCGAACAGCTAGAGCGGCTCATCGTTTATGGGAAGGTTTATGGCATTACCCGCTCGTTCCTCTAA
- a CDS encoding SMI1/KNR4 family protein — translation MTKNSYSNFRFNSPATLEEINKLKNYLGINLPEDYFSFMMKNNGGEGWIEKKYLILWPIEKLLFYNKAYQVYKYAPGLLIFGSNGGLEAFAFDTTVTPVKIVSIPFIGLTPSEAIEYGVSFQEFITRI, via the coding sequence ATGACGAAAAATTCGTATAGTAATTTTAGGTTTAATTCCCCGGCTACTTTGGAAGAAATCAATAAACTAAAGAATTATTTAGGAATAAATTTGCCTGAAGATTATTTTTCCTTCATGATGAAAAATAATGGAGGAGAAGGATGGATAGAAAAAAAGTATTTAATTCTTTGGCCTATAGAAAAACTTTTATTCTATAATAAAGCATATCAAGTTTATAAATATGCGCCTGGATTACTGATATTTGGTAGCAATGGAGGACTAGAAGCTTTCGCGTTTGATACTACTGTAACCCCCGTAAAAATTGTAAGTATTCCTTTTATAGGACTGACGCCTAGTGAAGCTATTGAATACGGGGTAAGTTTTCAAGAATTTATTACTCGGATATAA
- a CDS encoding phage holin family protein, whose amino-acid sequence MDFSEYIRPELLILIPALNLAGMFTKKAALFQAKYIPISLGIAGILLGAAYAAIFPKAECNMLQNILMGMLQGLLCAGMAVYGHQMSKQMKKEESVQEKN is encoded by the coding sequence ATGGATTTTTCTGAGTATATTCGGCCGGAGCTTTTGATTCTAATTCCTGCGCTCAATCTGGCAGGGATGTTTACCAAGAAGGCGGCGCTGTTTCAGGCAAAGTATATTCCCATTTCCTTGGGGATTGCGGGAATACTGCTGGGAGCGGCATACGCTGCCATCTTTCCCAAGGCGGAATGCAATATGCTTCAGAACATTCTGATGGGCATGCTGCAAGGGCTGCTTTGCGCAGGCATGGCGGTATATGGGCATCAGATGAGCAAGCAGATGAAAAAAGAAGAAAGTGTGCAGGAGAAAAATTAG
- a CDS encoding peptidoglycan-binding protein gives MGLLSEFFDYLHEQLDNGSIYVWGAQGQNHETISESWIRRMETSERNADRAIALWKKRKKEGKAEVLRAFDCSGLIMYFLQNLKGVYSYDMASNTIKGKCQKIQKAQILPGDFVFRVYTDGASKGRAYHVGIVVDAKRNVIEAKGRDDGVVKRGIDAQAGYWNYFGRPECLKEEIEEDTPATGLPKDWTLSRLLKRTSPLMRGEDVQRAQEALIAKGYPCGDRGADGQFGRDTETAVRRFQKDNGLREDGIIGKDTCQKLGGKWKGTAGGDETGWTLSRLLKRTSPLMRGEDVRKAQEALIARGYPCGSRGADGQFGDDTKQAVEAFQKKNGLRQDGIIGKDTCERLGGTWKG, from the coding sequence ATGGGACTTTTATCTGAATTCTTTGACTATCTGCATGAGCAGCTGGACAATGGCTCGATTTATGTATGGGGCGCGCAAGGGCAGAACCATGAGACGATTTCCGAAAGCTGGATTCGCCGGATGGAGACCAGTGAACGCAATGCAGATCGGGCGATCGCCCTTTGGAAAAAGCGTAAAAAAGAGGGCAAGGCAGAGGTATTAAGGGCATTCGACTGTTCGGGCCTGATTATGTATTTTCTGCAAAACCTCAAAGGGGTTTACAGCTATGATATGGCCTCTAACACGATTAAGGGGAAATGCCAAAAAATCCAAAAAGCACAGATTCTTCCGGGGGATTTCGTATTCCGGGTATACACCGATGGGGCGAGCAAAGGCAGGGCATATCACGTTGGCATCGTAGTGGATGCGAAAAGAAACGTCATAGAGGCGAAAGGCCGGGATGACGGCGTTGTCAAGCGCGGCATTGATGCGCAGGCGGGATATTGGAACTATTTTGGCAGGCCGGAGTGCCTGAAAGAGGAAATTGAAGAGGATACGCCGGCGACAGGATTGCCAAAAGACTGGACGCTTTCACGGCTGCTCAAACGCACAAGCCCACTGATGCGGGGAGAGGATGTGCAAAGGGCTCAGGAGGCGCTGATTGCCAAGGGGTACCCCTGTGGAGACAGAGGCGCGGACGGGCAGTTTGGCAGGGATACGGAAACCGCAGTTCGACGCTTCCAAAAGGATAACGGCCTAAGAGAGGACGGGATCATCGGCAAGGATACCTGCCAAAAGCTTGGCGGGAAATGGAAAGGTACTGCTGGCGGCGACGAGACGGGCTGGACGCTCTCGCGGCTGCTCAAACGCACAAGCCCGCTGATGCGGGGAGAGGACGTGCGAAAGGCACAGGAGGCACTGATTGCCAGAGGATATCCCTGCGGGAGCAGAGGCGCAGACGGACAGTTTGGCGATGACACAAAACAGGCAGTAGAGGCATTTCAAAAGAAAAACGGGCTGAGGCAGGACGGGATTATCGGAAAAGATACCTGTGAGCGCCTTGGCGGAACATGGAAAGGATGA
- a CDS encoding FN3 associated domain-containing protein: MAVNLATKYAKQFAAAFAPTSYFKGKVSEAYKFDGVKKIVIQSPLTTPLTDYVRTGVDRYGTPTEMDTVVQEMELTQDKAFTKILDRGNYSDSMMAVSAGNWMSEQIKQIATPETEKYAIRQWLRDGGSVAVDAKPTKSTVVESFAKAVEKLDDAFAPGEDRYLYVTAEMYKNLSLSSEFLGLERLGEQALSKGIVGEFEGAKIVKVPTSYMPENCYGFLACKDSILLPRKISTFKTHTNPPGIDGWLMEGRLWFDAFVLGAKANGVCAIVLDSKKQATPTITQADNGITIASANAAKILYTLDGTDPRFNPKAEVYSAAISTANLAAGKHLVKAVAYGGTATPFTSDIAEKEITVA; the protein is encoded by the coding sequence ATGGCAGTTAATTTAGCGACAAAATATGCAAAACAATTTGCAGCGGCATTTGCCCCGACCTCTTATTTTAAGGGCAAAGTTTCCGAGGCATACAAATTTGACGGAGTGAAGAAGATCGTCATTCAGAGCCCGCTGACGACCCCTCTCACCGACTATGTGAGAACAGGTGTGGACCGCTACGGCACGCCCACCGAGATGGACACGGTTGTGCAGGAGATGGAGCTGACCCAGGACAAGGCATTTACCAAAATTCTGGATCGCGGCAACTATTCCGACTCCATGATGGCGGTTTCGGCGGGCAACTGGATGAGCGAGCAGATCAAGCAAATTGCGACGCCCGAGACTGAGAAATACGCGATTCGCCAGTGGCTGCGGGACGGCGGCAGTGTAGCCGTGGACGCCAAGCCCACAAAGAGCACGGTTGTCGAATCCTTTGCCAAGGCTGTGGAAAAGCTGGACGACGCATTTGCCCCGGGCGAGGACAGATACCTCTACGTTACGGCGGAGATGTATAAGAATCTCTCGCTCTCCAGCGAATTTTTGGGCCTGGAGCGGCTGGGCGAGCAGGCGCTTTCCAAAGGCATCGTCGGTGAATTTGAGGGCGCGAAGATCGTCAAAGTTCCCACGAGCTATATGCCCGAGAATTGCTATGGCTTCCTGGCCTGCAAAGACAGCATTCTGCTGCCCAGAAAAATCTCCACTTTCAAGACGCACACCAACCCTCCGGGCATTGATGGCTGGCTGATGGAAGGGCGGCTCTGGTTTGACGCATTTGTGCTGGGCGCGAAGGCGAACGGCGTTTGTGCGATTGTTCTGGATTCCAAGAAGCAGGCGACGCCTACGATTACGCAGGCTGACAACGGCATTACGATTGCCAGCGCGAACGCGGCAAAGATTCTATACACGCTGGATGGCACGGACCCGCGCTTTAACCCCAAAGCCGAGGTTTATTCTGCGGCCATCAGCACGGCAAACCTGGCAGCGGGCAAGCACCTGGTTAAGGCAGTTGCGTATGGCGGCACGGCGACACCCTTTACTTCTGACATTGCAGAGAAGGAAATTACGGTTGCCTAA